A segment of the Lolium perenne isolate Kyuss_39 chromosome 3, Kyuss_2.0, whole genome shotgun sequence genome:
AAAAAAACTAAAACGATCGAATCAAAGATGGCAAAGAATGATCCTGCTACATTTGAACTGAAGCTCAATTATCTCGGGGAAATCGGTTCTTTTTTTTTTCCGGACGCAGGCTGCTTTTGGCGGCCGAGATACTTGAATTGAGCTGACGACCTTTATCCACGTCCGTGTCGCCACAGTTTTGGGAGCTTCCGGGGATGACAGGAATAGCTAGTAGGTGATTCCAAAATCGAATTGAAGTCGATCAACCACTTCCTGCTCCCGGTCAACAAATTTAGGTAGCTAGTATCCATATAAATAATTCGTAATGTTTTCTGAAAAGAAGAGGGCAGCTTCTTCCTTGTTGTTTGCACGCATGTGCAAGCCAGCCCATATAAGTATGTAGTTTATGTTTCTCCCAAAGAAAAGCTAATGAGTGGCGTGGCCGCAGCTAGGTTCTGTTAATTAGTTAGCGAATGTGATGTGTGTCAGCGGCAACTCTCCGACGATATTATACATGAACGAGTGGCTATCCTTATCTCCATCGTGACGAAATGTCGTCAAGGAGTGGCAGTACCTAAGAAGGCGGCTACTTTGTACTAAGATTCAAACAGGAGCGATAGTTGAGCGGAAGATATTTGATTACTCGATAGTGGAAGTGTACCGAGAATGAATGGTCATTGCTTGCTTTTCCCCCATCTAACAAACCTCTCCGATGCACTTTCACATTGTTCCGCGCCACATCATTGTGTTTGTTCTTCGTTATACGTTTTCTCTCTCCACGCACCAACGGCGGCGGTCCCAAATGTCATAGTGTGGCGCCTCTTTGTGCATGTGAGAAACAGATAAAGGCATGTGAGGAGGAGCCAACTTGCTGTAGGAGGCGGCGGCAGCAGCGAGACAAGCAGGTGCATCTTGCCTAGGCCTAGCTCGCTTTGCCTGAAAACGTGGTGTTTTCGCTGTATCAAAAAAGTTGTGAAAACGGGAGGTTCCACCGTCGGCAGAGGCGACTGCTGATGGAAAACTGAATGAGTGAATGCCCACCCAACAACCTTCATAAACCTCCACTAGTCTAGATCGGACTCGGAGGCAGCAGCAAGCAACAAGATATTTTCGTTATATGTAGTTCGTGTGCCCCGCTGCACTTGACTACTTGATCAAGTAGTAGATTGCAATAGGTGTGATTGATTATTTTCTTTGCTGGCCTGGCCATATTCTACAATCTGCAGGTGCTACACGCTCCTTATCCACTCACGCCCTTGATTTGTTTACCATCTGGAGTTGAGACGTGCGCCATCCACCAACACAGCAGCGTGAATGTACATTCAGCTCACATTCATGATGTTTGTACTCCACTAGCCAGTTTTTCTTCCCTTTGAGATTGTGCTTCCACATTACAAGCCTTATCCATCTCTTCAATCCCACAAACCTTGACATTTCCTGCCACCGCCGACACATTAGTAATTGCCATGGTGGACATGCCATGGTTGACATGCTAGATGTTCTGGCGAAAAAATAGGGTATAATGTGGGTAGAGATGAACGTCGCCTAGGACCGGAACAATCGACGACCACGAGGCCGCAAAGAGGAGGGACATGATCCACAATGGAGTGTGGCTGCAGAAAAAGGGCAGCGACATCCTAGCCCTAGCGCCGTGGATTGGCTAGTAGTAGACCCTTGATAGCGCTAGAGCTAGGTCACCCTGAGTAACTGGAGGAGCAACACATGATCCCTACGCGCTTTTTCTAGCTTTGTCTCGCCTAATTTTTAATGTACGATTATCATGCACTGATATGACAACTTCATTTTGAGATACGTATATATTTAATTGCGTTTATGGACAAGTTCATCCAGGAGTCCATCTTACAATGAAAACACTCCTTTTATGTAAACTCAACACTTTACTTTCCAAATTGTGTTTTTCGATCTTGAATATGAGGTATCTCTGCTCTATACCGTGTTGGATTGTATGCAACCAAATTTACACGTAAAGATCAGCTAAAAGAATTGGTTATCTGAGGAGCGTGCCGTGCTAAACTTGAACACATCGGACCAATGTTATGTCCAAAAGCGGTTGTTGTTCTAACGTTAAACTTGAGCATGCACCTAATCATTTTGACTTATTTTCCACGGGTCGTCGTCATCATATATGACGCCCTATCCGAAACAGGATCCAAATTAATAGGATGGACCAAATAGGGTCAGTTTCTCCTTGGTTTTTCAGTTTGCTGGAAGTGTTATTTTTTTCGCGGATGCATCCAAATCGATGGTGCGTGTTAGGTGGAGAGGAAAAGGACGGGCTACGCAAGATGCTGCTGCACCCGTGATTCAAAGTGCCAGTCTCGTCCATCTCATGTACTGTACCCTTGGATGACACTAGTCCAAATCAAGTCCAATGCGCTAACCATGGATGATACTGCACAATATCTCGTAGTCAGGCGCAGCGCAGTACGCGTTTGCGTGATTAGATTTTTTTGTGAGACAACCATACtaggttttattgtttttttttacgCAAAATACAGCGGGAAGGCCCCCACTGAGTCATTTTCATATATGGTGCCTAAAATATGGCATGGTTATATACAAAGAGTGGGCAAAGataaaacaaaagagaaagaagaaaataaaGCAGCAAAGATTACAAAGTGTCGATCCAAACTTGCATTCCTTCCTTTAGGCTTGGTTTGACCCTTTGCCTTTATCTCTTGAATTGTTGCTTTGAAAATGTTGTCGCATCCCTCGACACATCTgtgctcattatcaaatataattTTATTTCTGTGATTCCAAATGCTCCAACGGCCAGCCATCATGGCTATTTTGAAGAATGGGTTAGCCTATCTGTTAGAAGTATCCAAGAGCATGTCAATCATGAGTTGGAGATATGTGTTCTGTTAGACGTGTATGATTAGGACACGTCTAGAGCAAACCGACTCAAAGAGTCCTACCTTATTTGTAATCTATTTACCTTAGCAGCCAAGTCTCCTGTACTATATAATCCCAACGTGGGATCAAATTAATCTAAGAGCAACAATTATATTTGCCTTCATGGTATCAGATTAGGGTTTTCTTGATCCTCTCCTATGGCGCCGTCAGAGCCCTCCGCCGCTGATCTCGCGGCCGCTGCCGCTGAGGCCACCGCCAAGGCTGCTCTCTGGGCGCTCGCGGCCGCACTCCCCAGCATCCGTGCCGTCGTGCCGGTCACCCTCGAGCTTTCAACCTCCAACTACCTCCAATGGCGCGGCATGTTCTCCGACGCTGTTGAGAAGTACGCCCTCGAGGATCATCTCCTCGAGGATGCTTACCCCACGGACCCCCCGCCACAGTGGGTCCGCAACGACGCCATCGTCCGGTCATGGCTCAACAGCGCCGTCGCGCCCGAGCTTCTCGCCATGATCGTTGACACCACAACGCCACTGCCTGCACACGCCTTGTGGACGCGCCTCTCCAACATCTACCACGACAACGCGGACACCCGCTCCTCCTACCTCGAGCAAGAGTTCCACGGTCTCCAACAGGGCTCCCTGACCGTGGCTGATTACTGCCGCAAGCAGAAGGTTCTCTCCGACGAGCTCAATGCGCTAGGCACGACCATCACCGACAAACGCCTAGTCCAGAACACGCTTCGCGGTCTCGGACCTCGGCTTGCGTACATGCGCACGTTGCTCCTGAAACAGCGTCCCCTTCCGCCGTTTCTCGACGTCCGCTCATCTCTACTACTCGAGGAGCTCACGTTGCAGCAGCAGTCCGAGTCATCCTCAACCCCGTCTGCCTTCGTCGCGCGCGGAGCCCCCACGCCTCCACCACCGCGTGGCCCTGCCGAAAATACGGGACCTCCGCGGCGCCCGGAAGTCTGCCGCAACTTCCAGCACTTTGGAACCTGTCGCTTTGGCGCACGATGCCGTTACGTCCACTCCGCGTCTCCCCAACAACGCGGCGGCACCCCCAACACATCCGGGAAGGGATCGCAGACTCCATGGCCGTCGATGCAGAACCCTTGGGCTGGGTCAATCCAGATGTGGCCAGGACCACCGCCACGGCCACCTCCTCTTGGCCTGCCTCAGGCTCATCATGCCATGCTATCGGCGCCGCCTCCATGGCCCTATGGCTCTACATCACCTATGCCATGGCCACCGGGAGCAGCTATACCATGGACGCCAGGAGTGACGCCATCCGCCCCGCCACCTGCATCCACATACAATCCAACCGCACCACCGCCATCCTTCGACCAAGCCCAACTCATGCAGGCTTTCAACACCATGTCCCTGACACCACCATCCTCGAATGAGTGCTTCATGGACTCAGGCGCCTCCGCTCACATGACCGGCAATCAGGGTAACCTCTCTCACATCCTCACCTCTCACTCTCCTTACCCACATGTCATCGTCGGCAATGGCCAAACTATTCCCACAACCCACATCGGTCATACCACTCTTTCATCTCCTACCCATTCGTTCTCTCTTAACAATGTCTTAGTTACACCTGACCTAATTAAAAATCTTATTTCTGTTCGTAAATTCACAACTGATAATCTTCTATCTGTTGAGTTTGATCCGTTTGGTCTCTCTGTGAAGGACTTCCGCACCAAGAACGAGATCGTCAGGTGCAATAGTTCCGGTGACCTCTACCCCCTCTGGTTGCCGGCCTCCACTGCGCACGCACTCTCCACCACCACATCATCAGCAACCTTGTGGCATCGTCGTCTAGGACATCTTAGTAGTCAAGCTTTGTCGCACCTAGCAAGTGCTTTTTCTTTTCCTTGTAATAAAAATGCTACCGATAATCAGTTATGTCATGCTTGTCCTTCATGTTCCATTCTTCACCTATTTTCCATCAGATAACCTGACCGAAGTCACATGAGAATAATAGATGGACAAGTGTTTCATCTGCATTCTCCATACATAGCACATATTTATTGGATTCCAACAGAAAGTTCTTCATGGATAGTAGATCTCTTGTATTGAGTCTGTCTTGCAAAAGAAGGCAAAAAAAAAGAATTTATGTTTCGGTAGACATGGTGATTTCCAAAACCATTTGAAGGGTTTAGGTGCAGGTGGTGCTTAACCAGTGCCGTATAAAATTTCTTGGTAGAAAAATTGTCTCATCCAACTGTAAGACTCCATTTGTCATATGTGTTGTTGTTGTCCATGATGGAGTTGATGGCAATGTGGAGGTTATTAATTTGCTCTACTGCCACCAGAGGAAGTGGTAACTGAAAATGATCATATAGTTCATCTAGATTCAGATACTTTACTTGCTGCAAGGTAATATCCTTATTATTTTTAAAAGAGTATAATTGAGGTAAGCTTTCAAGTAGCATAGTATCAGTCCATTTGTCGGACCAGAGCATAATAGTGTTTCCTGATTGTGGTGTGCAATAGGTAAGTTGTTTGAAAACCTGTAGGTGTGATAGACAATTTTTCCACCAAAAGGATCCTCTGTTTCTCCTAGAAATATTGGATCAACCTTCATTATAATATGCTCTCCATAAAAGATTCACCCAGGGTATGTTCTGATGATTATAGAACTTGAATAGATTTTTAATCATGAGTGCCTTATTGTGTTCTCTCAGATTTAAGACTCCCAAGCCACCTGACTCTTTTGTCATACATAGTTTATCCCATTTGACCAAGCATTTTCCTTTGGAGCTTTTCTCCATATCTTTTCCATGCCAAAGGAAGGTTCTGATTGATTTTTAAATATGATCTAAGTGGGTGTAATGTACCTTTAAGGCACACATGATAAAATTTGGCATTGCTGAAATAACAGATTTGATGACCACTAGTCTTGAACAGTGAGATAGCAAATTTGATAATCCTGCAAGCCTTCTGTCCACTTTGGTAACCATAGGTGTTAGGTCTTCAATTGTAGGCTTGGTAGTTCCCATGCGCAATCCTAAGTATGTAAATGGCATAGAGTCCTACTTACATCCAAATAAGACAGCTAACTCATTGCATCTATCATCAGAGATATTTATTGGTACCATAGATGATTTGTGGTAATTTATTTTGAGGCCTGTAGCATCAGTAAAATTCTTCAGTAGCCGTTTGATTTCCAAAATCTGTGCTGGATCCGCTGGCATGATAAGAAAAGTGTCGTCGGCATATTGCAATATTGGGTAACTCTGACCGTATGACTCATCAATGGGTAGAGAGATGATATTATTTTCCTATGCATGGTTGATAATGATTTGGAGCATTTCAGCAGTTGCCACAAATAAAAGAGGAGACAATGGGTCACTTTGTCTCACTCCCCTCTTACATTTGATACTTTTACCTGGTACTCCATTGAGAATTATTGAAGTGGAGGCAGTGGTTAGAATATCGTTGATCCAAGATATGATTTTTTTCCCAAAACCCATGTGTCTGAGCATAGTAAAAACAACACTGTGTTCTACAAGATCAAATGCCTTTTCGAAATCTAAAT
Coding sequences within it:
- the LOC139837585 gene encoding uncharacterized protein — encoded protein: MAPSEPSAADLAAAAAEATAKAALWALAAALPSIRAVVPVTLELSTSNYLQWRGMFSDAVEKYALEDHLLEDAYPTDPPPQWVRNDAIVRSWLNSAVAPELLAMIVDTTTPLPAHALWTRLSNIYHDNADTRSSYLEQEFHGLQQGSLTVADYCRKQKVLSDELNALGTTITDKRLVQNTLRGLGPRLAYMRTLLLKQRPLPPFLDVRSSLLLEELTLQQQSESSSTPSAFVARGAPTPPPPRGPAENTGPPRRPEVCRNFQHFGTCRFGARCRYVHSASPQQRGGTPNTSGKGSQTPWPSMQNPWAGSIQMWPGPPPRPPPLGLPQAHHAMLSAPPPWPYGSTSPMPWPPGAAIPWTPGVTPSAPPPASTYNPTAPPPSFDQAQLMQAFNTMSLTPPSSNECFMDSGASAHMTGNQGLPHQERDRQVQ